From the genome of Papaver somniferum cultivar HN1 chromosome 2, ASM357369v1, whole genome shotgun sequence, one region includes:
- the LOC113348560 gene encoding phytepsin-like encodes MGIKFRAFLLSLFLSFVLFAPVFSATSDGFLRIGLKKRNFDQNNRFAARLASGEEDKLRASTRNYNFRGVLRESGEPDIVALKNYMDAQYFGEIGVGTPPQKFTVIFDTGSSNLWVPSAKCYLSVSCFFHAKYKSSQSKTYKKNGKSAAIQYGTGAISGFFSEDSVTIGDLVVKDQEFIEATKEPGVTFLMAKFDGILGLGFQEISVGKAVPVWYNMVKQGLIKEPVFSFWFNRDVKGEEGGELVFGGVDPNHYKGAHTYVPVTKKGYWQFDMGDVLIAGKTTGYCAGGCAAIADSGTSLLAGPTAIITEINHAIGAAGVVSQECKTVVSQYGDMMMELLLAEAQPKKVCSRVGLCTFDGSRGVSAGIESVVGAENENKLSSGLTDAMCSACEMSIIWMQNQLKQNQTKEQILDYVDKLCDRLPSPMGQSGVNCGSLSSMPNVAFTIGGKTFELTPEQYILKVGEGAQAQCISGFTAMDIPPPHGPLWILGDVFMGQYHTVFDYGKMRVGFAEAA; translated from the exons ATGGGGATCAAATTCAGAGCCTTCTTGCTCTCGCTTTTCCTTTCGTTTGTGTTGTTTGCTCCAGTTTTTTCTGCAACTAGTGATGGGTTCCTTAGAATTGGGCTCAAGAAGAGGAACTTTGATCAAAACAACCGATTTGCTGCACGGTTGGCCTCTGGGGAAGAGGATAAATTGAGAGCTTCTACTCGTAATTATAACTTCCGTGGTGTCCTGAGAGAGTCAGGGGAGCCTGATATTGTAGCATTGAAGAATTACATGGATGCTCAGTATTTCGGGGAGATTGGTGTTGGTACCCCACCTCAGAAGTTCACTGTCATATTTGACACCGGCAGCTCTAATCTGTGGGTTCCATCAGCAAAGTGCTATCTGTCA GTTTCTTGCTTTTTCCATGCGAAATACAAGTCAAGCCAGTCAAAAACCTATAAAAAGAACG GTAAATCTGCTGCTATTCAATACGGCACTGGAGCAATTTCTGGCTTCTTTAGTGAAGACAGTGTCACAATTGGTGACCTTGTTGTTAAAGATCAG GAGTTTATTGAAGCAACTAAAGAACCTGGAGTTACATTCTTGATGGCCAAGTTTGATGGTATTCTTGGGCTTGGATTTCAAGAGATCTCAGTTGGCAAAGCTGTGCCTGTTTG GTACAACATGGTCAAGCAGGGACTTATTAAAGAGCCCGTTTTCTCATTTTGGTTTAACCGGGATGTAAAAGGGGAAGAAGGAGGTGAACTTGTTTTTGGAGGAGTTGATCCTAACCATTACAAGGGTGCTCACACCTACGTTCCTGTGACTAAGAAAGGTTATTGGCAG TTCGATATGGGTGATGTCCTTATTGCTGGCAAGACAACTG GATATTGTGCCGGTGGGTGTGCAGCAATAGCTGATTCAGGAACTTCTCTGTTGGCGGGTCCAACG GCCATAATTACAGAAATCAATCATGCGATTGGGGCTGCTGGAGTGGTTAGCCAGGAGTGTAAGACAGTAGTTTCACAATATGGTGATATGATGATGGAGTTGTTATTAGCAGAG GCACAACCAAAGAAAGTTTGCTCTCGCGTCGGTTTATGTACTTTCGATGGGAGCAGAGGTGTTAG TGCTGGTATTGAAAGCGTTGTCGGTGCTGAGAATGAAAACAAATTATCCAGTGGTCTAACTGATGCCATGTGCTCTGCTTGTGAGATGTCTATCATCTGGATGCAAAACCAGCTTAAGCAGAATCAGACAAAAGAGCAGATCTTAGACTACGTTGATAAG CTTTGTGATCGATTGCCTAGCCCAATGGGTCAATCAGGCGTCAATTGTGGAAGTCTTTCTTCCATGCCTAATGTTGCTTTTACCATTGGTGGTAAAACTTTTGAGCTCACCCCAGAACAG TACATTCTCAAGGTCGGCGAGGGAGCTCAAGCTCAGTGCATCAGTGGATTTACAGCAATGGATATTCCTCCTCCTCATGGACCTCTTTG GATATTGGGAGATGTCTTCATGGGTCAATACCACACTGTATTCGACTATGGTAAAATGAGGGTTGGATTTGCTGAAGCAGCATAA